The Sphingorhabdus lutea genome segment TGGATCTGGCGCATTGGGGTTGGAGGCATTGTCACGCGGCGCGGCGCATGTGACATTTGTGGAACAAGATCCCGCCGCCTTAACCGCGCTCCGCAAAAATATCGCCAATTTGGATGCCGAAATGAAATGCGATGTCCGCCCCGTTTCGGTTTTAACCCTTGGCCCTGCACAGCGCGGATATGACATCATCCTTGCCGATCCGCCCTATGCCACCAATGCTGGTGTGGTTGCCGTTGATAAATTATCCCGTTTGGGATGGATTGCGGATGATGCATGGATAAGTTTGGAAACCGATCATAAAAGCGACATTGAAATAAAGGGATATGCCATTGACACCAGCCGCAAGGTTGGCAAGGCAAAATTAACTTTGCTGCGCGCGCAAATGCCCACTTGCGAATAATCTATTTGTTCCCTAATCGTTCTACCCATGAATAATGACCAGAATTTTGATAATGAACCCAATTGGCTGCGCGGGTTAAACCCACCCCAACGCGAAGCTGTGCTTACCACCGAAGGGCCGGTGTTAATGCTTGCCGGTGCGGGCACAGGTAAAACCGCCGCCCTAACCGCGCGATTGGCTAATATCATCTATACACGTAAAGCATGGCCATCGGAAATTTTGGCGGTTACATTTACCAATAAGGCGGCGCGTGAAATGCGCGAACGCATTGGAAAAATGATTGGCGATGCGGTGGAGGGCATGCCATGGCTTGGCACTTTTCACTCCATTGGCGCAAAAATGCTGCGCCGCCATGCCGAATTGGTCGGCCTTGAAAGTAATTTCACCATCATTGATACCAGCGATCAATTACGATTGTTAAAACAGCTTATCCAAGCGGAAAATTTGGATGAAAAACGCTGGCCCGCAAAATTGCTCGCCTCCTTAATCGACAAATGGAAAAATAAGGGGTTAATGCCCGAAGATATAAATGCAGGCGAAAGCGAGGCATATGCCAATGGCAAAGGCCAATTGCTATATCAAATATATCAGGCGCGGCTCAAAACGCTAAACGCCTGTGATTTTGGTGATTTATTGCTGCTTAATTTGAAACTTATGCGTGAAAATCGCGATATTTTGGAACAATATCAAGAACGCTTCAAATATATGTTGGTCGATGAATATCAAGACACCAATGCCGTGCAATATTTATGGCTGCGTTTATTGGCACAGCGGCGCAAAAATATTTGCGTGGTGGGCGATGATGACCAAAGTATTTACAGCTGGCGCGGCGCGGAAGTGACCAATATCTTACGCTTTGAGAAAGATTTTCCCGGCGCAAAAACAGTGAAATTGGAACAAAATTACCGCTCTACCCGCCATATTTTGGGCGCGGCATCCGGCCTTATCAACGCGAATAGCGACCGATTGGGCAAAACCCTGTGGACCGAAATTGACGGGGGTGAGCCGGTTAAAATTTTGGGCGTGTGGGATGGGCCAGAGGAGGCCCGCCGCGTGGGCGAAGAGATTGAGGCATTGGCGCATAAGGGGCATGATTTAAATGATGCCGCCATTTTGGTGCGGGCACAATTTCAAACCCGCGAATTTGAGGATAGATTTATCCAAATCGGCCTAAATTACCGGATTATTGGCGGGGCAAGATTTTA includes the following:
- the rsmD gene encoding 16S rRNA (guanine(966)-N(2))-methyltransferase RsmD — its product is MRIISGQWRSRPIVAPKGDTTRPTADRTRETLFSMLNSRLGNFNGLYVLDLFSGSGALGLEALSRGAAHVTFVEQDPAALTALRKNIANLDAEMKCDVRPVSVLTLGPAQRGYDIILADPPYATNAGVVAVDKLSRLGWIADDAWISLETDHKSDIEIKGYAIDTSRKVGKAKLTLLRAQMPTCE